A genomic window from Nicotiana sylvestris chromosome 11, ASM39365v2, whole genome shotgun sequence includes:
- the LOC104245304 gene encoding VIN3-like protein 2 isoform X3 — MEEKRELVYELSKRSHGAPEMLQSWSRQEILQILCAEMGKERKYTGLTKLKIIENLLKIVSEKNSLEHGSTSNLEMQPSSENGQRSSKRQRKAEHPSRFPIEANNSSTTNVNVSLDNVVYCKNLACRAKLSCEDAFCKRCSCCICRNYDDNKDPSLWLICSSEPPFQGDSCGMSCHLECAIKHGKSGIATDKLDGGNNGTFYCVSCGKANDLLSSLKKQLITARDTRRVDILCYRLSLSQKISVGTKNCQKLCEVLDEAVKKLEADVGPLTGLPVKMARGIVNRLSFGPAVQQLCGLAIEYIDALLSERVSQMPSNAKIQDCKVTASKLVRFEDVFASSVTVVLSSEGASMENVVGYTLWHRKADETEYPVEPTRTLFSPSTRFVLSDLTPATAYVLKIVSLDSKRELGMFEVKFCTSKAGNELSNLNLKSLEVERSQSPPTNCSNLSNPSSVEDETNNIILCSSDDENRRDNCLSCRDNTDKTISADMCCTTVAFTGKSQTGNAGEMVSFGDEEDSMVKVSSLPNTDAVNLENKQCSDVQTTDETSTDNGSNAPPQTALEFTPIVSSVEADLPITPCKLENVKGSLGRKGKSEHCSKNLDNGSGKEDGPQVGSSSKKRVGEWQEDCTGTGDKDFEYYVKVVRWLECGEHIDKTFRQKFLTWYSLRATPQDVRIVKAFVDNLIEDPASLAGQLVDTFSDVISSKRSSVVPGGFCLKLWH; from the exons ATGGAGGAAAAGAGGGAATTAGTTTATGAATTATCAAAGCGGTCACATGGTGCCCCTGAAATGCTGCAATCTTGGAGCCGTCAGGAGATTTTGCAGATATTATGTGCAGAGATGGGAAAAGAAAGGAAGTATACTGGactgacaaaattaaaaataatagaaaacctTCTGAAAATTGTATCTGAGAAGAATTCATTGGAGCATGGAAGTACATCTAATCTTGAAATGCAGCCTTCATCAGAGAATGGACAGAGGAGTTCCAAGAGGCAGAGGAAAGCTGAGCATCCAAGTCGTTTTCCTATTGAGGCTAATAATTCTTCAACAACAAATGTTAATGTTAGTTTAGACAATGTTGTGTACTGCAAAAATTTGGCTTGCAGAGCTAAATTAAGTTGTGAAGATGCATTTTGCAAAAGGTGTTCATGTTGTATTTGCCGTAACTATGATGACAACAAGGACCCTAGTCTATGGTTGATTTGCAGCTCAGAGCCTCCTTTTCAAGGGGATTCATGTGGGATGTCATGCCACCTTGAGTGTGCCATTAAGCATGGAAAATCTGGTATTGCAACTGATAAATTAGATGGGGGCAATAATGGAACCTTTTATTGTGTATCCTGTGGAAAAGCTAATGATCTACTCAG TTCTTTGAAAAAACAACTTATTACGGCAAGAGATACCAGGCGCGTAGACATATTATGCTATAGGCTTTCGTTGAGCCAAAAAATTTCAGTTGGCACCAAAAATTGCCAAAAGCTGTGTGAAGTTCTTGATGAAGCTGTAAAGAAGCTTGAAGCGGATGTAGGCCCTCTGACTGGTTTGCCTGTGAAGATGGCTAGAGGTATTGTGAACAGGCTCTCATTTGGCCCAGCTGTTCAGCAACTTTGTGGCTTGGCTATTGAGTACATAGATGCCCTGCTCTCTGAGAGAGTGTCCCAAATGCCGTCTAATGCTAAGATCCAAG ATTGCAAAGTGACGGCATCAAAACTTGTCAGATTTGAAGATGTCTTTGCCTCATCTGTGACTGTTGTTTTGAGTTCTGAAGGGGCTTCTATGGAGAATGTTGTTGGTTACACTTTGTGGCATCGGAAAGCTGATGAAACGGAATATCCAGTAGAACCAACTCGGACATTGTTTTCCCCTAGTACTAGGTTTGTGCTCTCAGATCTGACTCCAGCTACAGCTTACGTTCTCAAGATTGTGTCCCTTGATAGCAAAAGAGAGCTGGGAATGTTTGAAGTTAAATTCTGCACTAGtaaagctggaaatgaattgtcTAATCTGAACTTGAAAAGCTTGGAAGTTGAGAGAAGTCAAAGTCCACCAACGAATTGCAGCAACCTTTCTAATCCTTCTTCAGTGGAGGATGAAACTAATAACATTATTCTCTGCAGCAGTGACGATGAGAACAGAAGGGATAATTGTCTTTCTTGTCGTGACAACACTGATAAAACAATTTCTGCGGACATGTGTTGCACCACAGTCGCCTTTACTGGTAAAAGTCAAACAGGAAATGCAGGAGAAATGGTATCCTTCGGCGATGAGGAAGATAGCATGGTGAAAGTAAGCTCCTTGCCAAATACTGATGCTGTAAATCTTGAGAACAAGCAGTGTTCAGATGTTCAAACAACAGATGAGACAAGCACCGATAATGGGTCAAATGCACCTCCGCAGACTGCCTTGGAATTTACACCAATTGTCAGTAGTGTGGAAGCTGACTTGCCTATTACACCCTGCAAATTGGAGAATGTGAAGGGCAGCCTTGGCCGGAAAGGGAAATCGGAACATTGCAGCAAAAATCTTGATAATGGATCAGGGAAGGAGGATGGACCACAAGTTGGCAGCTCTTCGAAGAAGAGAGTTGGAGAATGGCAAGAAGATTGTACTGGAACTGGAGATAAAGATTTCGAGTATTACGTCAAAGTAGTTAGATGGTTAGAATGTGGTGAACATATTGATAAGACATTCAGGCAGAAGTTCTTAACCTGGTATAGCTTAAGAGCTACACCACAAGATGTTAGGATTGTAAAGGCATTCGTTGATAACCTTATCGAAGATCCAGCATCACTTGCTGGGCAGCTGGTGGATACTTTCTCTGATGTTATTTCAAGCAAGAGATCCTCTGTAGTTCCTGGAGGCTTTTGCCTGAAGCTTTGGCATTAA
- the LOC104245304 gene encoding VIN3-like protein 2 isoform X1 encodes MKLVLRLQRVVVFLPAAMDNSSFEGFAFDPSKCSKLSMEEKRELVYELSKRSHGAPEMLQSWSRQEILQILCAEMGKERKYTGLTKLKIIENLLKIVSEKNSLEHGSTSNLEMQPSSENGQRSSKRQRKAEHPSRFPIEANNSSTTNVNVSLDNVVYCKNLACRAKLSCEDAFCKRCSCCICRNYDDNKDPSLWLICSSEPPFQGDSCGMSCHLECAIKHGKSGIATDKLDGGNNGTFYCVSCGKANDLLSSLKKQLITARDTRRVDILCYRLSLSQKISVGTKNCQKLCEVLDEAVKKLEADVGPLTGLPVKMARGIVNRLSFGPAVQQLCGLAIEYIDALLSERVSQMPSNAKIQDCKVTASKLVRFEDVFASSVTVVLSSEGASMENVVGYTLWHRKADETEYPVEPTRTLFSPSTRFVLSDLTPATAYVLKIVSLDSKRELGMFEVKFCTSKAGNELSNLNLKSLEVERSQSPPTNCSNLSNPSSVEDETNNIILCSSDDENRRDNCLSCRDNTDKTISADMCCTTVAFTGKSQTGNAGEMVSFGDEEDSMVKVSSLPNTDAVNLENKQCSDVQTTDETSTDNGSNAPPQTALEFTPIVSSVEADLPITPCKLENVKGSLGRKGKSEHCSKNLDNGSGKEDGPQVGSSSKKRVGEWQEDCTGTGDKDFEYYVKVVRWLECGEHIDKTFRQKFLTWYSLRATPQDVRIVKAFVDNLIEDPASLAGQLVDTFSDVISSKRSSVVPGGFCLKLWH; translated from the exons ATGAAACTG GTGCTAAGGCTACAAAGGGTGGTTGTTTTTTTACCAGCTGCCATGGACAATTCTTCCTTTGAgg GTTTTGCATTTGATCCATCTAAGTGCAGTAAATTGAGTATGGAGGAAAAGAGGGAATTAGTTTATGAATTATCAAAGCGGTCACATGGTGCCCCTGAAATGCTGCAATCTTGGAGCCGTCAGGAGATTTTGCAGATATTATGTGCAGAGATGGGAAAAGAAAGGAAGTATACTGGactgacaaaattaaaaataatagaaaacctTCTGAAAATTGTATCTGAGAAGAATTCATTGGAGCATGGAAGTACATCTAATCTTGAAATGCAGCCTTCATCAGAGAATGGACAGAGGAGTTCCAAGAGGCAGAGGAAAGCTGAGCATCCAAGTCGTTTTCCTATTGAGGCTAATAATTCTTCAACAACAAATGTTAATGTTAGTTTAGACAATGTTGTGTACTGCAAAAATTTGGCTTGCAGAGCTAAATTAAGTTGTGAAGATGCATTTTGCAAAAGGTGTTCATGTTGTATTTGCCGTAACTATGATGACAACAAGGACCCTAGTCTATGGTTGATTTGCAGCTCAGAGCCTCCTTTTCAAGGGGATTCATGTGGGATGTCATGCCACCTTGAGTGTGCCATTAAGCATGGAAAATCTGGTATTGCAACTGATAAATTAGATGGGGGCAATAATGGAACCTTTTATTGTGTATCCTGTGGAAAAGCTAATGATCTACTCAG TTCTTTGAAAAAACAACTTATTACGGCAAGAGATACCAGGCGCGTAGACATATTATGCTATAGGCTTTCGTTGAGCCAAAAAATTTCAGTTGGCACCAAAAATTGCCAAAAGCTGTGTGAAGTTCTTGATGAAGCTGTAAAGAAGCTTGAAGCGGATGTAGGCCCTCTGACTGGTTTGCCTGTGAAGATGGCTAGAGGTATTGTGAACAGGCTCTCATTTGGCCCAGCTGTTCAGCAACTTTGTGGCTTGGCTATTGAGTACATAGATGCCCTGCTCTCTGAGAGAGTGTCCCAAATGCCGTCTAATGCTAAGATCCAAG ATTGCAAAGTGACGGCATCAAAACTTGTCAGATTTGAAGATGTCTTTGCCTCATCTGTGACTGTTGTTTTGAGTTCTGAAGGGGCTTCTATGGAGAATGTTGTTGGTTACACTTTGTGGCATCGGAAAGCTGATGAAACGGAATATCCAGTAGAACCAACTCGGACATTGTTTTCCCCTAGTACTAGGTTTGTGCTCTCAGATCTGACTCCAGCTACAGCTTACGTTCTCAAGATTGTGTCCCTTGATAGCAAAAGAGAGCTGGGAATGTTTGAAGTTAAATTCTGCACTAGtaaagctggaaatgaattgtcTAATCTGAACTTGAAAAGCTTGGAAGTTGAGAGAAGTCAAAGTCCACCAACGAATTGCAGCAACCTTTCTAATCCTTCTTCAGTGGAGGATGAAACTAATAACATTATTCTCTGCAGCAGTGACGATGAGAACAGAAGGGATAATTGTCTTTCTTGTCGTGACAACACTGATAAAACAATTTCTGCGGACATGTGTTGCACCACAGTCGCCTTTACTGGTAAAAGTCAAACAGGAAATGCAGGAGAAATGGTATCCTTCGGCGATGAGGAAGATAGCATGGTGAAAGTAAGCTCCTTGCCAAATACTGATGCTGTAAATCTTGAGAACAAGCAGTGTTCAGATGTTCAAACAACAGATGAGACAAGCACCGATAATGGGTCAAATGCACCTCCGCAGACTGCCTTGGAATTTACACCAATTGTCAGTAGTGTGGAAGCTGACTTGCCTATTACACCCTGCAAATTGGAGAATGTGAAGGGCAGCCTTGGCCGGAAAGGGAAATCGGAACATTGCAGCAAAAATCTTGATAATGGATCAGGGAAGGAGGATGGACCACAAGTTGGCAGCTCTTCGAAGAAGAGAGTTGGAGAATGGCAAGAAGATTGTACTGGAACTGGAGATAAAGATTTCGAGTATTACGTCAAAGTAGTTAGATGGTTAGAATGTGGTGAACATATTGATAAGACATTCAGGCAGAAGTTCTTAACCTGGTATAGCTTAAGAGCTACACCACAAGATGTTAGGATTGTAAAGGCATTCGTTGATAACCTTATCGAAGATCCAGCATCACTTGCTGGGCAGCTGGTGGATACTTTCTCTGATGTTATTTCAAGCAAGAGATCCTCTGTAGTTCCTGGAGGCTTTTGCCTGAAGCTTTGGCATTAA
- the LOC104245304 gene encoding VIN3-like protein 2 isoform X2, with product MTMSSRRRNSFAFDPSKCSKLSMEEKRELVYELSKRSHGAPEMLQSWSRQEILQILCAEMGKERKYTGLTKLKIIENLLKIVSEKNSLEHGSTSNLEMQPSSENGQRSSKRQRKAEHPSRFPIEANNSSTTNVNVSLDNVVYCKNLACRAKLSCEDAFCKRCSCCICRNYDDNKDPSLWLICSSEPPFQGDSCGMSCHLECAIKHGKSGIATDKLDGGNNGTFYCVSCGKANDLLSSLKKQLITARDTRRVDILCYRLSLSQKISVGTKNCQKLCEVLDEAVKKLEADVGPLTGLPVKMARGIVNRLSFGPAVQQLCGLAIEYIDALLSERVSQMPSNAKIQDCKVTASKLVRFEDVFASSVTVVLSSEGASMENVVGYTLWHRKADETEYPVEPTRTLFSPSTRFVLSDLTPATAYVLKIVSLDSKRELGMFEVKFCTSKAGNELSNLNLKSLEVERSQSPPTNCSNLSNPSSVEDETNNIILCSSDDENRRDNCLSCRDNTDKTISADMCCTTVAFTGKSQTGNAGEMVSFGDEEDSMVKVSSLPNTDAVNLENKQCSDVQTTDETSTDNGSNAPPQTALEFTPIVSSVEADLPITPCKLENVKGSLGRKGKSEHCSKNLDNGSGKEDGPQVGSSSKKRVGEWQEDCTGTGDKDFEYYVKVVRWLECGEHIDKTFRQKFLTWYSLRATPQDVRIVKAFVDNLIEDPASLAGQLVDTFSDVISSKRSSVVPGGFCLKLWH from the exons ATGACAATGTCAAGTCGAAGGAGAAATA GTTTTGCATTTGATCCATCTAAGTGCAGTAAATTGAGTATGGAGGAAAAGAGGGAATTAGTTTATGAATTATCAAAGCGGTCACATGGTGCCCCTGAAATGCTGCAATCTTGGAGCCGTCAGGAGATTTTGCAGATATTATGTGCAGAGATGGGAAAAGAAAGGAAGTATACTGGactgacaaaattaaaaataatagaaaacctTCTGAAAATTGTATCTGAGAAGAATTCATTGGAGCATGGAAGTACATCTAATCTTGAAATGCAGCCTTCATCAGAGAATGGACAGAGGAGTTCCAAGAGGCAGAGGAAAGCTGAGCATCCAAGTCGTTTTCCTATTGAGGCTAATAATTCTTCAACAACAAATGTTAATGTTAGTTTAGACAATGTTGTGTACTGCAAAAATTTGGCTTGCAGAGCTAAATTAAGTTGTGAAGATGCATTTTGCAAAAGGTGTTCATGTTGTATTTGCCGTAACTATGATGACAACAAGGACCCTAGTCTATGGTTGATTTGCAGCTCAGAGCCTCCTTTTCAAGGGGATTCATGTGGGATGTCATGCCACCTTGAGTGTGCCATTAAGCATGGAAAATCTGGTATTGCAACTGATAAATTAGATGGGGGCAATAATGGAACCTTTTATTGTGTATCCTGTGGAAAAGCTAATGATCTACTCAG TTCTTTGAAAAAACAACTTATTACGGCAAGAGATACCAGGCGCGTAGACATATTATGCTATAGGCTTTCGTTGAGCCAAAAAATTTCAGTTGGCACCAAAAATTGCCAAAAGCTGTGTGAAGTTCTTGATGAAGCTGTAAAGAAGCTTGAAGCGGATGTAGGCCCTCTGACTGGTTTGCCTGTGAAGATGGCTAGAGGTATTGTGAACAGGCTCTCATTTGGCCCAGCTGTTCAGCAACTTTGTGGCTTGGCTATTGAGTACATAGATGCCCTGCTCTCTGAGAGAGTGTCCCAAATGCCGTCTAATGCTAAGATCCAAG ATTGCAAAGTGACGGCATCAAAACTTGTCAGATTTGAAGATGTCTTTGCCTCATCTGTGACTGTTGTTTTGAGTTCTGAAGGGGCTTCTATGGAGAATGTTGTTGGTTACACTTTGTGGCATCGGAAAGCTGATGAAACGGAATATCCAGTAGAACCAACTCGGACATTGTTTTCCCCTAGTACTAGGTTTGTGCTCTCAGATCTGACTCCAGCTACAGCTTACGTTCTCAAGATTGTGTCCCTTGATAGCAAAAGAGAGCTGGGAATGTTTGAAGTTAAATTCTGCACTAGtaaagctggaaatgaattgtcTAATCTGAACTTGAAAAGCTTGGAAGTTGAGAGAAGTCAAAGTCCACCAACGAATTGCAGCAACCTTTCTAATCCTTCTTCAGTGGAGGATGAAACTAATAACATTATTCTCTGCAGCAGTGACGATGAGAACAGAAGGGATAATTGTCTTTCTTGTCGTGACAACACTGATAAAACAATTTCTGCGGACATGTGTTGCACCACAGTCGCCTTTACTGGTAAAAGTCAAACAGGAAATGCAGGAGAAATGGTATCCTTCGGCGATGAGGAAGATAGCATGGTGAAAGTAAGCTCCTTGCCAAATACTGATGCTGTAAATCTTGAGAACAAGCAGTGTTCAGATGTTCAAACAACAGATGAGACAAGCACCGATAATGGGTCAAATGCACCTCCGCAGACTGCCTTGGAATTTACACCAATTGTCAGTAGTGTGGAAGCTGACTTGCCTATTACACCCTGCAAATTGGAGAATGTGAAGGGCAGCCTTGGCCGGAAAGGGAAATCGGAACATTGCAGCAAAAATCTTGATAATGGATCAGGGAAGGAGGATGGACCACAAGTTGGCAGCTCTTCGAAGAAGAGAGTTGGAGAATGGCAAGAAGATTGTACTGGAACTGGAGATAAAGATTTCGAGTATTACGTCAAAGTAGTTAGATGGTTAGAATGTGGTGAACATATTGATAAGACATTCAGGCAGAAGTTCTTAACCTGGTATAGCTTAAGAGCTACACCACAAGATGTTAGGATTGTAAAGGCATTCGTTGATAACCTTATCGAAGATCCAGCATCACTTGCTGGGCAGCTGGTGGATACTTTCTCTGATGTTATTTCAAGCAAGAGATCCTCTGTAGTTCCTGGAGGCTTTTGCCTGAAGCTTTGGCATTAA